The following proteins are co-located in the Pseudomonas sp. ATCC 13867 genome:
- a CDS encoding MlaD family protein has protein sequence METRAHHVLIGLFTLIVSIGALLFALWLAQSSNDQKFKFYDVIFNEAVTGLSEGGTVQYSGIRVGDVVSLRLDPNDPRKVRARIRVYDSTPIREDTRAKLALTGVTGQAIIQLSSAAQDSPPLVSQDGSIPVIKTIPSPLAKLLANGEDIATNVNTLLANASRLFSQENVDHISRTLDHMDQATSVIAEQRADIRQTIKEMAAASEQARITLANASALLERANQTLGSRGPAILDDTQKTLAALRVSSERIEQLLNNNYDAVNGGLSGLGEIGPAVRELRATLEDLRGVTRRLQENPAGYLLGRERNKEFQP, from the coding sequence ATGGAAACCCGTGCCCATCACGTGCTGATCGGCCTGTTCACCCTGATCGTCTCGATCGGCGCACTGCTCTTCGCGCTGTGGCTGGCGCAGTCGAGCAACGACCAGAAGTTCAAGTTCTACGATGTGATCTTCAACGAAGCGGTGACCGGCCTCTCCGAAGGCGGCACCGTGCAGTACAGCGGCATCCGCGTGGGAGACGTGGTCTCCCTGCGCCTGGATCCGAACGATCCGCGCAAGGTCCGCGCGCGCATCCGCGTCTACGACAGTACACCGATCCGCGAAGACACCCGCGCCAAGCTGGCGCTCACCGGCGTCACCGGCCAGGCCATCATCCAGCTTTCCAGCGCCGCCCAGGACAGCCCGCCGCTGGTCAGCCAGGACGGCAGCATCCCGGTGATCAAGACCATCCCCTCGCCACTGGCCAAGCTCCTGGCCAATGGCGAAGACATCGCCACCAACGTCAACACCCTGCTCGCCAACGCCAGCCGGCTGTTCTCCCAGGAGAACGTCGACCACATCAGCCGCACCCTCGACCACATGGACCAGGCCACCAGCGTGATCGCCGAGCAGCGCGCCGACATCCGCCAGACCATCAAGGAAATGGCCGCCGCCAGCGAACAGGCGCGCATCACCCTGGCCAACGCCAGTGCACTGCTCGAACGCGCCAACCAGACCCTCGGCAGCCGCGGTCCGGCCATCCTCGACGACACCCAGAAGACCCTGGCCGCCTTGCGCGTCAGCAGCGAGCGGATCGAGCAGTTGCTCAACAACAACTACGACGCGGTGAACGGCGGCCTCAGCGGACTGGGCGAAATCGGCCCCGCCGTGCGCGAACTGCGCGCCACCCTGGAGGACCTGCGCGGCGTCACCCGGCGCCTGCAGGAAAACCCCGCTGGCTACCTGCTCGGCCGCGAACGCAACAAGGAGTTCCAGCCATGA
- a CDS encoding cobyrinate a,c-diamide synthase — MSDSRQCPALLIAAPASGQGKTTVTAALARLHTRLGRQVRVFKCGPDFLDPMILARASGAPVYQLDLWMVGEDESRRLLWEAAGEADLILIEGVMGLFDGSPSAADLARRFDVPVMAVINGQSMAQTFGALAVGMATYQSDLPFSGVLANRIGSQRHRDLVRDSLPEWIRWYGALPRDTEVELPSRHLGLVQADELADLDARLDAAADALAASASTELPAPVCFAAAGPRAALGRLDGVRIGVARDNAFAFLYQANLDLLRALGAELVFFSPLCDKALPAVDSLYLPGGYPELHLRALAENLSMSQAIRAHHDAGKPILAECGGMLYLLDALADVDGVRAELLGLLPGEARLQKRLAALALQAVALPEGTLRGHTFHHSLLDSPEPPLARGVCPNDKPVAEAVFRRGRLTASYIHFYLPSAPDAAVALFRP; from the coding sequence ATGTCCGACTCCCGTCAGTGCCCCGCACTCCTGATCGCCGCCCCGGCCTCCGGCCAGGGCAAGACCACCGTGACCGCCGCCTTGGCACGCCTGCACACGCGCCTTGGACGCCAGGTGCGGGTGTTCAAGTGCGGGCCGGATTTCCTCGACCCGATGATCCTCGCCCGCGCCAGCGGCGCGCCGGTCTACCAGTTGGACCTGTGGATGGTCGGCGAGGACGAGAGCCGGCGGTTGCTTTGGGAAGCCGCCGGCGAGGCCGACCTGATCCTGATCGAAGGCGTGATGGGGCTGTTCGACGGTTCGCCCTCGGCGGCCGATCTCGCCCGCCGCTTCGACGTGCCGGTGATGGCGGTGATCAACGGCCAGTCGATGGCCCAGACCTTCGGCGCGCTGGCGGTCGGCATGGCTACCTACCAGAGCGACCTGCCATTCTCCGGCGTGCTCGCCAACCGCATCGGCAGCCAGCGCCACCGCGACCTGGTGCGCGACAGCCTGCCGGAATGGATCCGCTGGTATGGCGCGCTGCCGCGCGACACCGAGGTGGAACTGCCCAGCCGTCACCTGGGCCTGGTGCAGGCCGACGAACTGGCCGACCTCGACGCCCGCCTGGACGCCGCCGCCGATGCCCTGGCCGCCAGCGCCAGTACCGAGCTGCCGGCGCCGGTGTGCTTCGCGGCAGCCGGGCCGCGCGCCGCGCTCGGTCGTCTCGACGGCGTGCGGATCGGCGTGGCGCGGGACAACGCCTTCGCCTTCCTCTACCAGGCGAACCTCGATCTGCTGCGCGCACTGGGGGCCGAGCTGGTGTTCTTCTCGCCATTGTGCGACAAGGCGCTGCCTGCGGTGGACAGCCTCTACCTGCCCGGCGGCTACCCGGAATTGCACCTGCGCGCGCTGGCGGAAAACCTCTCCATGTCCCAGGCGATCCGTGCTCACCATGACGCGGGAAAGCCGATCCTCGCCGAGTGCGGGGGCATGCTCTATCTGCTCGACGCGCTGGCCGACGTGGATGGCGTACGCGCCGAACTGCTCGGCCTGCTGCCCGGCGAGGCACGCCTGCAGAAGCGCCTGGCGGCACTGGCGCTGCAGGCCGTGGCGCTGCCCGAAGGCACGCTGCGCGGCCACACCTTCCACCATTCGCTGCTGGACAGCCCGGAACCACCGCTGGCCCGTGGCGTCTGTCCGAACGACAAACCGGTGGCCGAGGCGGTGTTCCGTCGTGGCCGGCTTACCGCGTCCTACATCCACTTCTACCTGCCGTCCGCTCCGGACGCCGCGGTGGCCCTGTTTCGACCATGA
- a CDS encoding ABC transporter ATP-binding protein, giving the protein MSEPIIVVRDLANRFGTHAVHEHLDLDVMKGEILGVVGGSGTGKSVLLRSIIGLRQPSEGSVQVFGQNLLELPPAQRSKLERRFGVLFQNGALFSSLSVSENICLPLIEHAGLSRADAEFMAKVKISLAGLPPDAGAKYPAELSGGMVKRAALARALALDPDILFLDEPTAGLDPIGAAAFDQLILTLRDAFGLTVFLVTHDLDTLYTICDRVAVLSQKRVLVVGPLDQVAETNDAWVQDYFHGPRGRAALQATEHLREES; this is encoded by the coding sequence GTGAGCGAACCAATCATCGTCGTCCGCGACCTGGCCAACCGCTTCGGCACCCACGCCGTGCACGAGCACCTCGACCTGGATGTGATGAAGGGCGAGATCCTCGGCGTGGTCGGCGGCTCGGGCACCGGCAAGTCGGTGCTGCTGCGCAGCATCATCGGCCTGCGCCAGCCCAGCGAAGGCAGCGTCCAGGTGTTCGGCCAGAACCTGCTGGAACTGCCGCCGGCGCAGCGCTCGAAGCTGGAGCGACGCTTCGGCGTCCTGTTCCAGAACGGCGCGCTGTTCTCCTCGCTGAGCGTGAGCGAGAACATCTGCCTGCCGCTGATCGAGCATGCGGGCCTGTCCCGCGCCGACGCCGAGTTCATGGCCAAGGTGAAGATCTCCCTCGCCGGCCTGCCGCCGGATGCCGGCGCCAAGTACCCCGCCGAACTCTCCGGCGGCATGGTCAAGCGCGCCGCCCTGGCCCGCGCCCTGGCGCTGGACCCGGACATCCTGTTCCTCGACGAACCCACTGCAGGGCTCGACCCCATCGGCGCCGCGGCCTTCGACCAACTCATCCTGACCCTGCGCGACGCCTTCGGCCTCACCGTGTTCCTGGTCACCCACGACCTGGACACCCTCTACACCATCTGCGACCGCGTTGCCGTGCTTTCGCAAAAGCGCGTGCTGGTAGTGGGGCCGCTGGATCAGGTCGCCGAGACCAACGACGCCTGGGTGCAGGACTACTTCCACGGCCCACGCGGCCGTGCCGCGCTGCAGGCCACCGAACACCTGCGGGAGGAAAGCTGA
- the btuB gene encoding TonB-dependent vitamin B12 receptor: MKHFLYWPTALALGGFSCIGLAADEAPLVLDDQLVTATRTERRAEQTLASVSVLDRADIERSQAQSVPDLLRRLPGISLASNGGPGKATSLYLRGSESDHVLVLIDGIKAGSVSSGGASLQDLPVALIERIEVVRGPRSSLYGSEAIGGVIQIFTRQALEPGFKPWVYAGAGSQSTYEGSAGASAGNGRGWFALGVSSLDTAGIDAKANGASGHEPDRDGYRNLSGSLRAGYRFDNGLELDGSLLQTDSHNDFDTVNSRRTQGFDAYNDGVQRVIGGRARFAPLEPWRVSLSAGRSEDKSDAYQDGAFYSRFDSRRDTASWQNDLDLAPGHTLTLGYDWQQDELSSSTDYALTSRDNRGTFAQYLGSAGRHDWQLSLRHDDNQQFGSRNTGNLAWGYALTDAVRAFASYGTAFKAPTFNELYYPGYGNPDLDAETSRSVELGVDGRHGWGHWAVNLYRTAIDDLIAYDSALRAPDNIDQARIRGVELQLGSQWRDWVWNANASLLDPESRASGNRGNDLPRRARQLFNLDLDRRLDALSLGASLHAEGRRYDDLANRNRLGGFATLDLRGEYRLNPEWRLQARLSNLFDADYQTTLGYEQPGRAVLFGVRYQAL; encoded by the coding sequence GTGAAGCATTTCCTCTATTGGCCGACAGCCCTGGCGCTGGGCGGCTTCTCCTGCATCGGCCTGGCGGCGGACGAAGCGCCGCTGGTGCTCGACGATCAACTGGTGACCGCCACGCGCACCGAGCGCCGCGCCGAGCAGACGCTCGCTTCGGTCAGCGTGCTGGACCGCGCCGACATCGAGCGCAGCCAGGCGCAATCGGTGCCCGACCTGCTGCGGCGGCTGCCGGGGATTTCCCTGGCCAGCAACGGCGGCCCCGGCAAGGCCACCAGCCTCTACCTGCGCGGCAGCGAATCCGACCATGTGCTGGTGCTGATCGACGGCATCAAGGCCGGCTCGGTTTCGTCCGGCGGTGCGTCCTTGCAGGACTTGCCGGTGGCGCTGATCGAGCGCATCGAAGTGGTGCGCGGGCCGCGTTCCAGTCTGTACGGTTCCGAGGCCATCGGCGGGGTGATCCAGATCTTCACCCGACAGGCACTGGAGCCGGGCTTCAAGCCCTGGGTCTACGCCGGGGCGGGTAGCCAGAGCACCTACGAAGGCAGCGCCGGAGCCTCGGCCGGCAACGGTCGCGGCTGGTTCGCCCTCGGCGTATCGAGCCTGGATACCGCTGGCATCGACGCCAAGGCCAACGGTGCCAGCGGCCATGAGCCGGACCGCGACGGCTACCGCAACCTGTCCGGTTCGCTGCGTGCCGGCTACCGTTTCGACAACGGCCTGGAGCTGGACGGCAGCCTGCTGCAAACCGATTCGCACAACGACTTCGACACGGTGAACAGCCGCCGCACCCAGGGCTTCGATGCCTACAACGATGGCGTGCAGCGGGTGATCGGCGGCCGCGCGCGCTTCGCGCCGCTGGAGCCCTGGCGGGTGAGCCTGTCCGCCGGGCGCAGCGAGGACAAGTCCGATGCCTACCAGGACGGTGCCTTCTACTCGCGCTTCGACAGCCGTCGCGACACCGCGTCCTGGCAGAACGACCTGGACCTCGCGCCCGGCCACACCCTGACCCTGGGCTACGACTGGCAGCAGGATGAACTAAGCAGTTCCACCGACTATGCGTTGACCTCCCGCGACAACCGCGGCACCTTCGCCCAGTACCTGGGCAGCGCGGGGCGGCATGACTGGCAACTGAGCCTGCGCCACGACGACAACCAGCAGTTCGGCAGCCGCAACACCGGCAACCTCGCCTGGGGCTACGCGCTGACCGACGCCGTACGGGCCTTCGCCAGCTACGGTACGGCGTTCAAGGCGCCGACCTTCAACGAACTCTATTACCCTGGCTACGGCAACCCCGACCTGGATGCGGAAACCTCGCGCAGCGTCGAACTCGGCGTGGACGGTCGCCACGGCTGGGGCCACTGGGCGGTGAACCTGTACCGCACGGCGATCGACGACCTGATCGCCTACGACTCGGCATTGCGTGCGCCGGACAATATCGACCAGGCGCGCATCCGCGGTGTCGAACTGCAGCTGGGCAGCCAGTGGCGGGACTGGGTGTGGAACGCCAACGCCAGCCTGCTCGACCCGGAAAGCCGCGCCAGCGGCAACCGTGGCAACGACCTGCCGCGCCGCGCCCGGCAGTTGTTCAACCTGGACCTCGACCGGCGCCTCGACGCGCTGAGCCTGGGCGCCAGCCTGCACGCCGAAGGCCGCCGCTACGATGACCTGGCCAACCGCAATCGCCTGGGCGGCTTCGCTACCCTGGACCTGCGCGGCGAGTATCGACTGAACCCGGAGTGGCGTCTGCAGGCGCGCCTGAGCAACCTGTTCGACGCCGATTACCAGACCACCCTGGGCTATGAGCAGCCCGGCCGCGCCGTACTCTTCGGCGTGCGCTACCAGGCCCTTTGA
- a CDS encoding D-cysteine desulfhydrase yields the protein MSSLRESLARFPRLELAGGPTPLEKLERLSARLGRDIHVKRDDATPFALGGNKVRKLEFLAADALRAGADTLVTAGAIQSNHVRQTAAVAAKLGLRCMALLENPIGTADHNYLSNGNRLLLDLFGTEVEVVANLDTADELLQQTGERLLREGRKPYLVPIGGSNALGALGYVRAGLELAEQIRHSGQRFAAVVLASGSAGTHAGLAVALADALPELPVIGVTVSRTDAAQRPKVEGLIQRTLELLGQDTAKAPKVELWDEYFAPRYGEPNAGTLDALRLLASHEGLLLDPVYTGKAMAGLLDGVARQRFAQQGPLLFLHTGGSPALFAYHPAG from the coding sequence ATGAGCTCCCTGCGCGAATCGCTCGCCCGCTTCCCTCGTCTCGAACTGGCCGGCGGCCCGACGCCGCTGGAAAAGCTGGAGCGGCTTTCCGCCCGGCTGGGCCGCGATATCCACGTAAAGCGCGACGACGCCACGCCCTTCGCACTGGGCGGCAACAAGGTACGCAAGCTCGAGTTTCTCGCCGCCGATGCGCTGCGCGCCGGCGCCGACACCCTGGTGACGGCGGGGGCGATCCAGTCCAACCACGTACGCCAGACAGCCGCGGTGGCAGCCAAGCTGGGCCTGCGCTGCATGGCGCTGCTGGAAAACCCCATCGGCACCGCCGACCACAACTACCTGAGCAACGGCAACCGCCTGCTGCTCGACCTGTTCGGCACCGAGGTCGAAGTGGTCGCCAACCTGGACACCGCCGACGAACTGTTGCAGCAGACCGGCGAGCGCCTGCTGCGCGAAGGCCGCAAGCCCTACCTCGTACCGATTGGCGGCTCCAACGCCCTCGGCGCGCTGGGCTACGTACGCGCCGGGCTGGAGCTGGCCGAGCAGATCCGCCACAGCGGCCAGCGCTTCGCCGCCGTGGTGCTGGCCTCCGGCAGCGCCGGCACCCATGCCGGACTGGCCGTGGCACTGGCCGATGCCCTGCCGGAACTGCCGGTGATCGGCGTGACCGTCTCGCGCACCGACGCCGCGCAGCGGCCGAAAGTGGAAGGCCTGATCCAGCGCACGCTGGAACTGCTTGGCCAGGACACGGCCAAGGCGCCGAAGGTGGAACTCTGGGATGAGTACTTCGCCCCGCGCTACGGCGAGCCCAACGCCGGCACGCTGGATGCGCTGCGCCTGCTGGCGAGCCACGAAGGACTGCTGCTCGACCCGGTCTACACCGGCAAGGCAATGGCCGGCCTGCTCGATGGCGTCGCCCGCCAGCGTTTCGCCCAGCAGGGGCCCCTGCTGTTCCTGCACACCGGAGGCTCGCCGGCGCTGTTCGCTTACCACCCGGCAGGATGA
- a CDS encoding FUSC family protein, protein MPALPPSLSAFAQAILRPRVVDLQFAIKAVLAGGIALYLAFVFQLQQPQWALVTVFVVSQPLSGMVLAKSVFRLLGTLTGAAMSVALVAWLGQAPLPFLLAMALWLAFCTAGASMLRNFSSYGFVLAGYTAAIVALPASAAPLMVFDQAVARCSEIGLGIACASLVSVLLWPRSTEQQLLEQARKVWSSTLKAASAEMLGTDEHAALIATLGSILELDGRQEQAWFEGPTGRRRVPALRGLNAALLGLLRAARRVAREGRLLDAAVELAVRPWREQVRKCLENAQQPDFTACREHLLGALENVVGAQERDYLESLLAVLDRGRQSRRSLEVLLYGEATREAPALIVWHRDVERGLLFGLRSALAFLCVAGFWVVSAWPSGLGAVSITGVVLSLFASRDEPAGAGLNFLRGILLSIPVAAVAVLVILPRCEGFTALYSVLGIPLFIAALCTTRPAIAAMASAFCIFFVKNVGPSNQMVYDLDHFLNSALATVLGVGFAVLVFNLVELRPGRRHYRRVLGALLADLARLTRGPLPRLEAWFDGRSADRLLRLVQYQDGLPRERRAQWRGGLFGLALADELLFLRDSLGTARGPLRRARDSYLARLRQLLLDGGPRNDREHALDGVEEALSAALQGNRWLEEGQRRRARAAVGQLRSIWLRWCREAAADAPVRFVTLGATGRRN, encoded by the coding sequence ATGCCTGCTCTGCCTCCTTCGTTGTCTGCATTCGCCCAGGCCATCTTACGCCCCCGGGTGGTCGATCTGCAGTTCGCCATCAAGGCGGTGCTGGCGGGCGGGATCGCTCTCTACCTGGCGTTCGTCTTCCAGTTGCAGCAGCCGCAATGGGCGCTGGTCACGGTGTTCGTGGTCAGCCAGCCGTTGAGCGGCATGGTGCTGGCCAAGAGCGTGTTCCGCCTGCTTGGCACGCTGACGGGGGCGGCCATGTCGGTGGCCCTGGTCGCCTGGCTGGGGCAGGCGCCCTTGCCGTTCCTGCTGGCGATGGCGCTATGGCTGGCGTTCTGCACCGCCGGGGCGTCGATGCTGCGCAATTTCTCGTCCTACGGCTTCGTGCTGGCCGGCTATACCGCCGCGATCGTTGCCCTGCCAGCCTCGGCCGCGCCGCTGATGGTCTTCGACCAGGCCGTGGCCCGCTGTTCGGAGATCGGCCTGGGCATTGCCTGTGCTTCCCTGGTCAGCGTGCTGCTGTGGCCGCGCAGCACGGAGCAGCAGTTGCTCGAGCAGGCGCGCAAGGTCTGGTCGTCGACGCTGAAGGCGGCGTCCGCGGAAATGCTGGGCACCGATGAACACGCGGCGCTGATCGCTACCCTGGGCAGCATTCTGGAGCTGGATGGGCGGCAGGAGCAGGCGTGGTTCGAAGGTCCGACGGGGCGTCGGCGAGTGCCTGCGTTGCGTGGGCTCAATGCCGCCCTGCTCGGCCTGCTGCGCGCCGCGCGCCGGGTTGCGCGGGAGGGACGGTTGCTCGACGCCGCCGTCGAGCTGGCCGTGCGCCCCTGGCGCGAGCAGGTGCGCAAGTGCCTGGAGAATGCGCAACAGCCCGACTTCACCGCCTGCCGGGAGCATCTGCTCGGTGCGCTGGAGAACGTCGTAGGTGCACAGGAGCGCGATTACCTGGAATCTCTGCTGGCGGTGCTGGATCGGGGCCGGCAATCCCGGCGCAGCCTGGAAGTACTGCTTTACGGTGAAGCGACACGCGAGGCGCCGGCGCTGATCGTCTGGCACCGGGACGTCGAGCGCGGGCTGCTGTTCGGCCTGCGCAGCGCCCTGGCATTTCTCTGCGTGGCGGGGTTCTGGGTGGTCAGTGCCTGGCCCAGCGGCCTGGGCGCGGTTTCCATCACCGGTGTGGTGCTGAGCCTGTTCGCCAGCCGTGACGAGCCAGCCGGCGCGGGCCTGAACTTCCTGCGCGGCATCCTCCTCTCGATTCCCGTGGCGGCGGTTGCCGTGCTGGTGATCCTGCCGCGATGCGAAGGATTCACGGCGCTCTACAGCGTACTCGGCATACCGCTGTTCATCGCGGCGCTGTGCACGACGCGGCCGGCCATCGCCGCAATGGCATCGGCCTTCTGCATCTTCTTCGTGAAGAACGTGGGGCCGAGCAACCAGATGGTCTACGACCTCGACCACTTCCTCAATTCGGCGTTGGCGACGGTGCTGGGCGTGGGGTTCGCGGTGCTGGTGTTCAACCTGGTGGAGCTGCGGCCGGGGCGCCGCCACTACCGGCGAGTGCTCGGCGCACTGCTGGCCGACCTGGCACGGCTGACTCGTGGCCCGCTGCCCAGGCTGGAGGCCTGGTTCGACGGGCGCAGCGCCGACCGCCTGCTGCGCCTGGTGCAATACCAGGACGGCCTGCCGCGGGAACGCCGCGCCCAATGGCGGGGAGGGCTGTTCGGCCTGGCGTTGGCGGACGAACTGCTGTTCCTGCGCGACAGCCTGGGCACGGCGCGGGGGCCGCTGCGGCGCGCGCGGGACTCTTATCTGGCGCGGTTGCGGCAGTTGCTGCTCGACGGCGGGCCGCGTAACGACCGGGAGCATGCGCTGGATGGAGTCGAGGAGGCGCTGTCGGCTGCGTTGCAGGGCAATCGCTGGCTGGAGGAAGGCCAGCGCCGCCGGGCACGGGCCGCCGTCGGCCAATTGCGCTCGATCTGGTTGCGCTGGTGCCGGGAGGCTGCGGCCGACGCACCGGTGCGCTTCGTCACCCTGGGAGCGACAGGCCGCCGCAATTGA
- a CDS encoding ABC transporter permease: protein MIAPAQAGQLRLDSSATQTLLHVSGDWTLAHFTSLQQQMRGLAEQRQNIATLDFSELGALDTAGAALLAEVIGGARMSQLEQIARNLPPERQALLRTVGGAITQCRLDEKAPPPGNALVDILERIGIATVTFWDHLVGVLGFIGLTLQTLMRSLLRPRRWRITSLAAHMEQTGLDAVPIVALLTFMVGAVVAFLGATVLQKFGAAIYTVDLVGFSFLREFGVLLTAILLAGRTASAFTAQIGSMKANQEIDAIQAQGLDPVELLVLPRVLALLLALPLLTFLAMIAGIFGGGVVCALSLDISPRMFLYMLQNDIAVQHFLVGIVKAPVFAFIIAVIGCLEGFRVSGSAQSVGEHTTSAVVQSIFVVILLDAMFALFFMEMGW from the coding sequence ATGATCGCGCCCGCTCAAGCCGGCCAGCTTCGGCTGGACTCATCCGCCACCCAGACACTGCTGCACGTCAGCGGCGACTGGACGCTCGCCCATTTCACCAGCCTGCAGCAACAGATGCGCGGGCTGGCTGAGCAGCGACAGAACATCGCCACCCTCGACTTCAGCGAACTCGGCGCCCTCGACACCGCCGGCGCCGCGCTGCTCGCCGAAGTCATCGGCGGCGCGCGGATGAGCCAGCTCGAGCAGATCGCCCGCAACCTGCCGCCCGAGCGCCAGGCGCTGCTGCGCACCGTGGGCGGCGCCATCACCCAGTGCCGGCTCGATGAAAAGGCACCGCCACCGGGCAACGCGCTGGTCGACATACTCGAACGCATCGGCATCGCCACCGTCACCTTCTGGGATCACCTGGTCGGCGTTCTCGGCTTCATCGGCCTGACCCTGCAGACGCTGATGCGCAGCCTGCTGCGGCCTCGCCGCTGGCGCATCACCTCGCTGGCCGCGCACATGGAACAGACCGGCCTGGACGCCGTGCCCATCGTCGCCCTGCTGACCTTCATGGTCGGCGCGGTGGTGGCCTTCCTCGGCGCCACGGTGCTGCAGAAGTTCGGCGCGGCGATCTACACCGTCGACCTGGTGGGCTTCTCCTTCCTTCGCGAATTCGGCGTGCTGCTCACCGCCATCCTCCTGGCGGGCCGTACCGCCAGCGCCTTCACCGCGCAGATCGGCTCGATGAAGGCCAACCAGGAGATCGACGCCATCCAGGCCCAGGGCCTGGATCCGGTGGAGCTGCTGGTCCTGCCCCGGGTGCTCGCACTGCTGCTGGCCCTGCCGCTGCTGACCTTCCTGGCGATGATCGCCGGCATCTTCGGCGGCGGCGTGGTCTGCGCCCTGAGCCTGGACATCTCGCCGCGCATGTTCCTCTACATGCTGCAGAACGACATCGCCGTGCAGCACTTCCTGGTGGGCATCGTCAAAGCCCCGGTGTTCGCCTTCATCATCGCCGTGATCGGTTGCCTGGAAGGCTTCCGCGTCAGCGGCAGCGCACAGTCGGTGGGCGAACACACCACCTCCGCCGTAGTCCAGTCGATCTTCGTGGTGATCCTGCTGGACGCCATGTTCGCGCTGTTCTTCATGGAGATGGGCTGGTGA
- the cobO gene encoding cob(I)yrinic acid a,c-diamide adenosyltransferase, which produces MSESPEKDERHRSRMQRKKTVVDEKIAQAQGERGVFLVHSGNGKGKSSSAFGMVARALGHGMKVGVVQFIKGAATTGEEAFFRRFPEEVSYHVMGEGFTWETQDRQRDIAKAREAWDVARQLLGDPQVGLVVLDEVNIALKHGYLALDSVLADIAARPPMQHVVATGRGVLPAMVEAADTVTEMGLVKHAFKAGIKAQKGVEF; this is translated from the coding sequence ATGAGCGAATCCCCGGAAAAGGACGAACGCCACCGTTCGCGCATGCAGCGCAAGAAAACCGTGGTCGACGAGAAGATCGCCCAGGCCCAGGGCGAGCGTGGTGTGTTCCTGGTCCACAGCGGCAACGGCAAGGGCAAGAGCAGCTCGGCCTTCGGCATGGTCGCCCGCGCCTTGGGCCACGGCATGAAGGTGGGCGTGGTGCAGTTCATCAAGGGCGCCGCCACCACCGGCGAGGAGGCCTTCTTCCGGCGTTTCCCCGAAGAGGTCAGCTACCACGTGATGGGCGAGGGCTTCACCTGGGAGACCCAGGACCGCCAGCGCGACATCGCCAAGGCCCGCGAGGCCTGGGACGTCGCCCGCCAGTTGCTGGGCGATCCGCAGGTCGGCCTGGTGGTGCTGGACGAGGTGAACATCGCCCTCAAGCACGGTTACCTGGCGCTGGACAGCGTGCTCGCCGACATCGCCGCCCGTCCACCGATGCAGCATGTGGTCGCCACCGGGCGTGGCGTGCTGCCGGCGATGGTCGAGGCGGCCGACACCGTGACCGAGATGGGCCTGGTGAAGCATGCCTTCAAGGCCGGGATCAAGGCGCAGAAAGGGGTGGAGTTCTGA
- a CDS encoding ABC-type transport auxiliary lipoprotein family protein: protein MIALPRLLGVAALLGLLSACSILPEAETPDFYLLPAAQQPQRNNAAVDWSLRVSAPSASLALDSNRIAVIPQGNQLSSYQGARWSNRAPGLLRDRLLDAFTANGSIRALSSDENSLQADLDLTGELRAFQSEYQNGEPVIHIRYDARLVRTLGQRIVASRSFEVRQAVDGKQVAEVVTAFGKAADQLAAQVVEWTLQQGQAQQIGQPAQADN from the coding sequence ATGATCGCCCTTCCCCGCCTGCTCGGTGTCGCCGCCCTGCTCGGACTGCTCAGTGCCTGCTCGATTCTTCCGGAAGCGGAAACCCCGGACTTCTACCTGCTGCCGGCCGCCCAGCAACCGCAGCGCAACAACGCGGCTGTGGACTGGTCACTGCGGGTCAGCGCGCCCAGTGCGAGCCTCGCACTGGACAGCAACCGCATCGCCGTGATCCCGCAGGGCAATCAGCTCAGCAGCTACCAGGGCGCGCGCTGGAGCAACCGAGCCCCCGGCCTGCTGCGCGATCGCCTGCTCGACGCCTTCACCGCCAACGGCAGCATCCGAGCCTTGAGCAGCGACGAAAACAGCCTGCAGGCCGACCTCGACCTCACCGGCGAACTGCGCGCCTTCCAGAGCGAATACCAGAACGGTGAACCGGTGATCCACATCCGCTACGACGCGCGCCTGGTGCGCACGCTCGGCCAGCGCATCGTCGCCTCGCGCAGCTTCGAGGTCCGCCAGGCGGTGGACGGCAAGCAGGTGGCGGAAGTGGTCACCGCCTTCGGCAAGGCCGCCGACCAGCTCGCCGCGCAGGTGGTGGAGTGGACGCTGCAGCAGGGGCAGGCGCAGCAGATCGGGCAGCCAGCCCAAGCCGACAACTGA